ACATTACTAATGCCGATCGCCCTGATGATGAATGGCAACGAAAAGCCACTAATGATCTCAGCCACAATAATGCCCGTACTCACCAGCGGAAATGCCCGCTTGACTTCACGGATATTAAATAGCTGGTTGGCGGCAATGTCATTGTTAACATTACTGAGGGTATAGATCGCTTCCACCCACAGGCGCATCGCAAACACAGTGGTGGCATAGACGGCAGTACCCTTTAGCCCCAATCCATACCAAAATCCGAGCAAAGGCAGCGCCAGCAATACCGACACGGTCAACATCACAATCCGCAATGGCAAATGTCGTTGCAACCAGGAATAGAACACGCCCAGGGTAGTAACGATCCCAGCCGTGGCCATATATACCAGGGTGAGCGCCTGCACCGAATATTCACCCAAGAACAAAGCGGCACTGGTGGCCTCCAGCCAGATCGCGCCGATCGAAATGGAGGCATAGAACAGAAACATCAACAGGGTGCGTTCTGCCTCTTCTGGGCGTAAATTCACCCACCTGAGGATACGGCGGGCAAGTGGATTGAGTTGTTTACGAGGCTGGGTGGGGGATACCGCAATCATATTTTGGCGCTGGGGATAGGCGATCTGCCGTATGTTACTACACAAGTCAAATCGACGGGAGTGCTGCAGGAGTGTTAAGCAAAACTCGATCGCTGCTGCTGTCCTCAGCAAGTCCGTAACGAGGTGGCAATATTATTTTTCAGATTGATATATAACCGCGATCGTCTTTCTACCAGGCGATCGACTTGGGAAAAGCATGATCATCTCCACCACAATCCAGTGATTTGAGTTGGTTATTGATAGTTATTGCGATCGCAACCGATGATTTCGTGCGCCAGCCTTAAGTATAAAAAAAATCTATTTGAAAATCTATTCAAGCTTTATTTATTGATATGCTTGATGCCCTATTGCCTATTATCCACCCTAATCAAGCGCAATGATATTTGAGTGATGCGACTAAATAGCTTAAATAGTCTAAATATCGTAGCCAAATAAATTCGGATCAACCTCACCCAATTTAATATCACCGAGGCCATATTCCGCCCAGCGTGAATCGCACAGCTTAGAGGTTTTTGGATCACTCTCCAACACATCGCCCCACTCATGCTCGGTTTCCGGCGGGATCTTGGTGGTGGCATCGATCCCCATTCGACCGCCGAGGCCAATCTTTTCACTGGCAAAATCTAGGGAGTCAAACGGCGTGCTGGGCAGAATAAACACATCCCGCACCGGATCAACTTTTGAAGACAGCGCCCACACTACTTGTCTTGGATCTCTAATGTTTATACCTTCATCCACCACGATCACAAATTTGGTGTAGGTGAACTGGGGCAGAGCCGACCAGAACGCCAACGCCGCCCGTCGCGCCTGACCGGGATAGGCTTTTTTAATCGAAATAATCGCCGCCTTGTAACTGAGCGCCTCCATCGGCAAAAAGAAATCGGTAATTTCCGAAACTTGCTGACGCAGGATCGGCGTATAGATCCGATTCAGGGCGATCGCAATCATCGCTTCTTCCTTGGGTGGCCGACCGCTGAAGGTGGTTAAATAGACCGGATCTTGACGGTGCGTAATGCACTGGAACCTGACTAACGGAGAGTCTTCGATTCCGCCGTAATAGCCCATGTGATCGCCAAAGGGCCCATCGGGTAGGTATTCACTGGGATCGATCGTCCCCTCCAGGATCATTTCCGCCTGGGCTGGCACATCAATGTCGATCGTTTTGCATTTGGTGAGCTGAACGCCCTCGCCACCATAGAGTCCGGCAAAAATCCATTCTGATAAATCTACGGGAATCGGCGTGGCTGCCGCCATGATCAACAGCGGATCGATCCCCAGGGCGATCGCAATTTCCAGCTTTTTGTCCATCTCCTTCGCCTTACGCAAATGCCGCGCCCCACCCCGCACCGAGAGCCAATGGACGGTCATGGTGTTTTTCGATTGCTGTTGAAGCCGATAGACGCTGACATTGGGGATGCCATTTTCGGGGTCTTTGGTGATCACCAGGCCAAGCGTAATCACCCGACCGGCATCCTTTGGCCAGGGGCGGATCAGCGGCAGCAGGTTTAAATCCACCGCATCGCCTTCAAGCACCACTTCCTGACAGGGCGCAGTACCAAATAATTGTTTCTGGGGGCGACCCTTAACCACGTCGAACAGGATCTTGCCAAAATCGATCGCCTGAGAGATTTTCTTGGGCGGCTTGGGGCTTTGCAGCTTGCCCAGTTTTTCGCCCAGCGCTTCCAGCTCCATCTGGTCTTCCATGTCCATTGCCCAGCAAACCCGCTCCACTGTGCCCATCAGGTTCACCGCCACGGGGATGCTCGCTCCTTTCACGTTCTCGAATAGCAGCGCCGGCCCTCCTGCCCGTAACATTCTGTCGCTAATTTCGGCGATCTCCAGGTCGGGATCAACCTCGGCGGTGATTTTGCGGAGTTGACCGCGTTGTTCAAGCAGGTTCAAAAAGGAGCGCAGATCGCGGGGCATGGATTTTAATTGTTAAGTTATGTTGCTTTTCTATTTTAGTGGGTGGTGGCGGCTTGTGGGCGATCAAAATGAATTTTGGTCAGTATCAGCAAGATGCTCTTGTAAGGTGATAAATGTGTGGTATAGTCAATTTATACCTATACCAATCATATTTCACAATGGCTAAACAAAAGAAGAAGCCAGACAATCCTGATCCTATGGCAATAACGCAAGCAGAAGAACTTGTGCTGTCTACATTACGCTATGGTAGAGAATTCTATGGGTTAGCAATCTGTGAAGCTGTAAAGCAAGCTAGTGGTGGTTCACGGACAATTGGCCTAAGTAGAGTTTACTCTGTGCTTAAAAGGCTTGAGGAGAAGGGCTATGTAACATCAAGGTGGGGAGACGAGGCACCCTCCGAGCTAACTGGTGCGCGTCGGCGCTATTACAAGATAACTGGTGCTGGTTCAAATGCCTTAGATATTAAGGAAGCTTATTTGAAAGGATTGGGAACATTTGAGCCCGTGCTTAGGGGGGCGACATGATTGAGATGACCAACACAGAATGCGAATTGCTTCTATCAGAGGCTTTCAGTAAATTTATGGGTAGAGGCAAAGAAATTTCTAAAGATAATAATGGTTTAATCCCCATCGAAGAAGTTTTTAAGGATTTACACGAGTTTGTGAAGTCAATTCTGAGGATTTTCTTATTGAAAGAATTTCTTTCAGAAAAGCAAGTATTTGTCTTGTATATTTTTAGACTTGCACTATACAGAAATGAATTTGTTGGTTTATCAGCGCTTCCTCTATTTCTTTACGGAATTGAGGCTAGGCTAAATGAATTAAAGATTCAAGCCCAATTGCTTCCCTTCGTAATTGATTGCTTTTTTAAACTTATTTACTTGGATAGTTTTTTCGCTTCAAAGCAAAGGAGACTGCTTGCATCCTGCAAAGAACTTATCGGTAAATTTGCTGGACACAAGTCTTTTGGAAAATCATTGCCTGTGAATGAGAGTAAATTGTCCGAGAACATGTTAAGAAAGCAGGCAATGGTAATTGTTTGGTTCTCTAATCATCTTCGGGTAATGGCTCCAGAAGAATGGAGCAGCACTCAAACTCAAAGTGAGATGTTTGACATTGAAGAAAAGATGTATAAAAACGCAGAGCGGCACCCCAGTTATATTGTCTCTTCAACTCTCATTCTTGATTTATTGTCAATAGCATTCAAGGTATTAGCAAAACGAGTAGTTACAGCCAAAAGAATTTTGTAATTTTTGAGAATTTTCTGCTGAGACCCCAATAAATATGTTTGTATTTAAAAAGAAAAAGCCTGATAAGCCATTAACAAAAGCAAAATACTTATCCAAACATGGATTGTCACTAATAGTTGAGGACGGAGAAATATTTTTCGGATTACGGTGTGATCAAAAAGCTGCTACTAACTTTCTAAAGTGGTTTATCCCAATAATTCTATCTCTAGCTGGTCTGGCTCATGTGTTAAATGCTCAACCTTCTACACAGAAAACCTTACCCCCGCAAGAGACCAGACTAGAGCAGAGACAATGAGAGATGGTAACTACTCAGCCGATGGGGTAACCTCAACAGCAACGATCTCACAAGTCGTATTCCTGAAAACCAAACTAGACCCCAGATCCCGCGCTTGCCCCACGCCAGTGCAACCCTCCTTCACCACATACACCAACCCGATCTCATCCGCCACATACCGATCCGCCCCGACCCGTTCCAGCTCATACCGCGCCCCCTCGACGATCGGCGGTTGCGCCCGAATATACAGCCGCCACATCTGCGAAAACAGATAGATAAACAGGAAAAAAGCGACCAGATTAAACAGCGTATCAAAAATAGTCTTCACCGCAGCAGGTAGCCCGACCCTACCAATCTAGCACCTGCGCCAACTACACTGCATCCCGTGCCTGCTCGTTCTTGGAAAGCAGCGAAGTCGTAATCCAGGGACTCAGCAAAATAACCATCAACATCCGCGTCATCTGCATCGCCATCACCAGGCCGCTATCTCCTCCAAGCTCCACCACCGTCGCCAGCATCGCCGTCGTCCCACCAGGACTCGAACCCAGCAACGCCGTCATCGTATCCACATGGGTCACCTGATGGAAGCCATAGCCGATCGCCACGCAGATTAAAATCAACGCCACTACTAAAAATGTCTCCAGCACGATCGCCTTAAAAATCTTACGGAGCGTCTGCAAATGAAACTTCAGGCCGATCGACAAGCCCACCAACAGCAGGCCGATCGTAAACGCTAGCGGCGGCATCTCCAGGTCATAGGGCAACAGCCACAGCCCCGCCAAACCAGCCAGAAATGAGCCAGTAAACAACGAAGACGGCAGTTTTAACTTTTTACCCGCCCATACGCCCAATAACCCCAGGATCGCCAGGGTCAACACATTGATCGCCGCCGTGAGGATCGAAGCATCATGGATCGGCACGATCGCTGACTTCGCAATTTCTGCCGCGATCGCCGCATCATGGGCAAAAAACGTACCCACGATCATCGGCAGGATCGCCGACACCAGCAGCACCCGCAGATATTGCAGCATCGTTACCGCCACCGCATCCGCGCCCATCTCCTCGCTCATCGCCGCAAAGCTGAAACTTGCACCAGGAAACGAGCCTAATAAGCTAGTAACGCGATCGATGCCAGTCCACTTCCACAGCAAATAACCATTCCCCAGGCTCAGTGCACCCGTAACCACGATACACAGCAACAATGGGATCGCATATTGACTGGCCGAAGCCACCGTCTCCCAGGTAAAGCGCATTGCCGTCGCCAACCCTACGATCGCCTGTCCTGTAATTCCCAACAGTGCTGGTAGCTTGGGCGTATCAGTCGAAAGCAGCGCTAAACCAATCCCCGCCACCATTGGCCCCAACAGCCAACCAACCGGAACACCAATGCTGGAAAAAATAAAACCAATCAGCGAGGCGATCGCTAATATCCCAGCGATCCGCAGCCCCTCAGCCATTAGCTGCGGTGAATTTTGCCAAAGAGTCAGACTAAGCTGCCCAATCCGTTGTGTTGGTGTGGTTGGCTCAGCAATAGTAATTGCGATCGCTTCTTCGCTCACAGGTCTCCAGCGCGATTAACTCAAATATCATGAATACTTGAATTATTGTAGCTAAGCGATCGACCCGCCTGAATCAACCCTCAGCCAGAGGAATCCTTTCATAATTGGCTAATAATGCTGATAATTTAGCTTAGAGTACCCTTATTAACCAACACCCTTCAGCTTACGCAGCTCCACCAACAGCTCACTATCCTCGCGCTTGAAAACTGGCAAAAATTCAATGTACTTGAAACGCACAATGCCTTCAATATCAATAATAAAATAAGCGCGTTTGCTGCCAAATAAACCAGCCACACCATATTGACGGCTCACTTCCCGGTTACGATCGCTCAGCAATGGAAACTGCAAGCCCAGCTTTTTGGAAAATTCAATGTGCTTTTCGATCGGGTCGGTGCTGATCCCCAGAATTTCTGCGCCCAACTCCCGGAATTTAGTCCAATCATCGGCAAAACACTGCATCTCACTGGTACAAACAGGCGAAAAGTCACCGGGATAAAAGGCAAGCAACACATTGGTTTTGCCCCTATAGCTACTCAGGGTGATTTCACCGCGATCGCTAGGCAGGGTAAAGTCTGGGGCTGGGGTTCCGATTTCAGCGGGCATGGGTTAAGACTTGAAGGTTTAATAGTTGAATGTTTAGATTAGATTGCTCAGACACTATCATAGCAACGCTTTAGCAAAGTGGATTGATATTTTGCTCCCCTAACCATAAGCGATAACTATTGGCGGCAATGCCAGCGATCGTCTATATGTGAATTATAAGCAGATTGTCTAGCAGGGCAAAACTAACTAGTTAGCGATCGCCTCTTTGCAAACTTATAAGCCCAAATGTATAGGCTGATTTTAAAACTGGCACAAGTACATAGCTCTAATTGAAAAACTACAGCCATACTTACATTATGGTCATTCTGGTAGGACAGCCTATGGTCAAACATCTGCCGCGATCGTTGTGATACTTGGCTACACCAATCGCTCAAAGTCTTGAAAAAGTTTTGAAATGAAGTAATTAAAGCTGATTAAGAAGATTGCCCCGACCACACAAATATATTGGGAATAGCAGATTTAGGCTACCCCTATTAATTCCTACCAGTATTTCAAGTATTTATTGATTTACAAAAGTCGAGAGCTAAGCAAACTATCTTGCAACTCCAGCCCAAGCCGTAAATTCTGGTTGAATACCCCAAGCAAAGAAAAATGACAATTACCCAAAACCCAAAACCACTCGATCATAGTGAAGCCAATAACCTGTGGCAGGTGTGGCAAAAGACCGTTGCCGTCTATCCTGACATCATTGCCTTACATGATCCCCACGCCAAGCCAGAAGTTAAGTTGACCTATCAAGAAACCTTTAGCCTAATCAATCAATTTGGAGCGGGGTTGCGATCGCTTGGGGTCAAAGCAGGCGATAAGGTGGCCTTGATCGCGGACAATTCTTCGCGGTGGTTGATTGCCGATCAGGGCATTTTGGCGATCGGGGCGGCCAATGCTACTCGCAGCTCTCAGGCAGAACGGACTGAATTGCTTTACATTGTCGAACATAGTGATAGCACTGCGCTGGTGGTGGAAAATTTAGCCACGCTGCAAAAACTACAGCCAGATCTGCAAGATTTACCAATTAAGCTAATTGTTTTGCTCAGTGATGAGGAACCACCGGAGGGCGCATACAACTATCAGCAGGTATGCGATCGCGGTGTTGATAAAGATCTCGGCGATCCCCAAATCACCCGTGATACCCTGGCCACCCTGATTTATACCTCTGGTACTTCTGGCAAACCCAAAGGGGTGATGCTCACCCACGGCAATATTTTGACCCAGGTTAGGGGTGGTACGGCGATGGTAAAACCTTTTCCTGGCGATCGGATTCTGTCAATTTTACCCACCTGGCATAGCTATGAACGTTCCTGTGAATATTTCCTTTTCTCCCAGGGTGTAACTCAGATCTATACTAATTTGCGCAAGATCAAAAATGACCTGGCTACTTTCAAGCCTCAATATATGTTGGCAGTGCCTAGATTGTGGGAGAGCATTTATGAGGGGATTCAGCGTAAATTTGATGCCGAATCAGCCACCAAACGCAAGTTGATTAATTTCCTGCTCAATGCCAGTAATACCTACATCAAGGCACGACGGGTGGTAAATGGGTTGAGTTTAACTGGGGGCAATCAACTTAAGGCCAGGCTAACCATGTTTGCCTATGCACCGCTCTATTGGCTGGCGAAAAAGCTGGTATTTGATAAAATCCGCGCCGGAATTGGTGGTGAGTTTAAATATATTTGCAGTGGCGGTGGTGCGTTGCAGCCCCATTTGGAGTTGTTCTACGAGGCAGCCCAGATTGAGATTCTGGTGGGCTATGGCCTGACCGAAACTTCACCAATGGTGACGGCAAGGCGACCAGAGCGGAATTTGCGTACTACTTCTGGGATTCCGTTGCCCGATGCGGAAATCAAGATTGTCGATCCCGAAACCAAGGAAGCCTTTCCACCGGGCAAGCGTGGTTTGGTGATGGCCAGAGGCCCAATGATCATGCAGGGTTATTACAAAAACCCGGAAGCGACTAATAAGGCGATCGATGCGGATGGTTGGTTTAATACGGGTGATCTTGGCTTTTTGACTCACAAAAACGACCTGACGATCACTGGTCGCGCCAAAGACACAATTGTGCTTTCCAATGGCGAGAACATCGAACCACTCTCGATCGAGGATGCCTGTTCCAGCAGTACATATATTGACCAGATTATGCTAGTTGGCCAGGATCAACGGCAACTGGGCGCATTGATTGTACCCAACCTCAAGGCTTTGGAAGTTGATGGGCTGCTACCGGCTGACTCAGAATTGGCTGAGTCGATCGATTTACTCAATCAAGACAAAATTCGCAATGTGTTTCGCAGTGAGCTAACCCGTAAAGTCCAGGATCGCCCTGGCCAAAGCATCAACGATCGAATTGGCCCATTTGAATTTCTGCCCGAACCATTTGACATCAGCAATGGTATGATGACCCAGACTTTTAAAGTGAAGCGCAATGTGGTGACGGAGCGCTACCGCGATCTTATTGACCAAATGTTTACCAAAGCCTAGACACAGTTAGAGGAAGAAGATAATCGACTTATGGGTTCTATAGACTTTGAAAATCAACTTTTGCTGAAGCGCACCGCGAATATTAAGGTAATTGTAACGGCACGCTGGAAGGACGAAATGCAACAACAACTACAGTTGCAAATTGGTCAGTCCGATACTCAATTGCAACAGCTTGATGCTCAGGCGCAGCGTGTGATCGCCGAAATTGAGCGCCAAAGTGTGCAACCCCCTGGACCAGAAGTGACCAGAGAAATTGAGTCGATTCGCACCCAGGCGAATAATCAAAAGGCACAGTTGCTAGAGCGCAAGAATCAATTTTTACAACAGCTCAACCAGGTGCAAGTATTAGAGCTAGAACAGGAAGTTAGTCAGGGGCAGATCGACAGCTTTTTCCCGATCGCCCAGGGTGATAATTTAATCGCCGAAATGTATGTGGAAATGGTTTTGCGCGATGGTGTGGTCGAAGAAATTCGCAAGGGATTTCCCAAGGTAGTGCAACCTGCACCCCAACAACAGGATATGTCAATGGGCGGCTAGCGGTTAAGAGGATAGAGGATAAAAGTTGCTATGCTACCGCGATCGGCAGATCTGATCTATAACCTGATGATGCTGGTAGCCAATTGGGTGTTGCTGTATTTGGGATCGCGGCTGGCACGGTGGCGCACCTCGCGGCTGTGGCTCCTGGGCTTTGCCATTTTTGGATCAACCTTGCTGGCAGGTTTGGGGGCGATCGCTGCTAAGTTAATTGCCCTCCGCCTTGATCAGCACTTGTTTGGTATGGCACGGTTGTTTTCCTACGCGCTATTTATACATGGCGTGATTTTTTTTGCGGCGATCGCGGTAATTGCCATGTGGGGAGGCCGTCGTAGCCGTACCCGCCGTCATCGCTTTGATGGTAGCCGCAAATTGGCGATCGCTTCTTTTTTAATCGCCCTTACGCTGGC
The sequence above is a segment of the Pseudanabaena sp. PCC 7367 genome. Coding sequences within it:
- a CDS encoding UbiD family decarboxylase; this translates as MPRDLRSFLNLLEQRGQLRKITAEVDPDLEIAEISDRMLRAGGPALLFENVKGASIPVAVNLMGTVERVCWAMDMEDQMELEALGEKLGKLQSPKPPKKISQAIDFGKILFDVVKGRPQKQLFGTAPCQEVVLEGDAVDLNLLPLIRPWPKDAGRVITLGLVITKDPENGIPNVSVYRLQQQSKNTMTVHWLSVRGGARHLRKAKEMDKKLEIAIALGIDPLLIMAAATPIPVDLSEWIFAGLYGGEGVQLTKCKTIDIDVPAQAEMILEGTIDPSEYLPDGPFGDHMGYYGGIEDSPLVRFQCITHRQDPVYLTTFSGRPPKEEAMIAIALNRIYTPILRQQVSEITDFFLPMEALSYKAAIISIKKAYPGQARRAALAFWSALPQFTYTKFVIVVDEGINIRDPRQVVWALSSKVDPVRDVFILPSTPFDSLDFASEKIGLGGRMGIDATTKIPPETEHEWGDVLESDPKTSKLCDSRWAEYGLGDIKLGEVDPNLFGYDI
- a CDS encoding AbrB family transcriptional regulator — protein: MSEEAIAITIAEPTTPTQRIGQLSLTLWQNSPQLMAEGLRIAGILAIASLIGFIFSSIGVPVGWLLGPMVAGIGLALLSTDTPKLPALLGITGQAIVGLATAMRFTWETVASASQYAIPLLLCIVVTGALSLGNGYLLWKWTGIDRVTSLLGSFPGASFSFAAMSEEMGADAVAVTMLQYLRVLLVSAILPMIVGTFFAHDAAIAAEIAKSAIVPIHDASILTAAINVLTLAILGLLGVWAGKKLKLPSSLFTGSFLAGLAGLWLLPYDLEMPPLAFTIGLLLVGLSIGLKFHLQTLRKIFKAIVLETFLVVALILICVAIGYGFHQVTHVDTMTALLGSSPGGTTAMLATVVELGGDSGLVMAMQMTRMLMVILLSPWITTSLLSKNEQARDAV
- a CDS encoding PadR family transcriptional regulator; this translates as MAKQKKKPDNPDPMAITQAEELVLSTLRYGREFYGLAICEAVKQASGGSRTIGLSRVYSVLKRLEEKGYVTSRWGDEAPSELTGARRRYYKITGAGSNALDIKEAYLKGLGTFEPVLRGAT
- a CDS encoding YlqD family protein; the protein is MGSIDFENQLLLKRTANIKVIVTARWKDEMQQQLQLQIGQSDTQLQQLDAQAQRVIAEIERQSVQPPGPEVTREIESIRTQANNQKAQLLERKNQFLQQLNQVQVLELEQEVSQGQIDSFFPIAQGDNLIAEMYVEMVLRDGVVEEIRKGFPKVVQPAPQQQDMSMGG
- a CDS encoding peroxiredoxin; this encodes MPAEIGTPAPDFTLPSDRGEITLSSYRGKTNVLLAFYPGDFSPVCTSEMQCFADDWTKFRELGAEILGISTDPIEKHIEFSKKLGLQFPLLSDRNREVSRQYGVAGLFGSKRAYFIIDIEGIVRFKYIEFLPVFKREDSELLVELRKLKGVG
- a CDS encoding AMP-dependent synthetase/ligase, whose protein sequence is MTITQNPKPLDHSEANNLWQVWQKTVAVYPDIIALHDPHAKPEVKLTYQETFSLINQFGAGLRSLGVKAGDKVALIADNSSRWLIADQGILAIGAANATRSSQAERTELLYIVEHSDSTALVVENLATLQKLQPDLQDLPIKLIVLLSDEEPPEGAYNYQQVCDRGVDKDLGDPQITRDTLATLIYTSGTSGKPKGVMLTHGNILTQVRGGTAMVKPFPGDRILSILPTWHSYERSCEYFLFSQGVTQIYTNLRKIKNDLATFKPQYMLAVPRLWESIYEGIQRKFDAESATKRKLINFLLNASNTYIKARRVVNGLSLTGGNQLKARLTMFAYAPLYWLAKKLVFDKIRAGIGGEFKYICSGGGALQPHLELFYEAAQIEILVGYGLTETSPMVTARRPERNLRTTSGIPLPDAEIKIVDPETKEAFPPGKRGLVMARGPMIMQGYYKNPEATNKAIDADGWFNTGDLGFLTHKNDLTITGRAKDTIVLSNGENIEPLSIEDACSSSTYIDQIMLVGQDQRQLGALIVPNLKALEVDGLLPADSELAESIDLLNQDKIRNVFRSELTRKVQDRPGQSINDRIGPFEFLPEPFDISNGMMTQTFKVKRNVVTERYRDLIDQMFTKA